The Pyricularia oryzae 70-15 chromosome 5, whole genome shotgun sequence genome includes a region encoding these proteins:
- a CDS encoding zinc-containing alcohol dehydrogenase, with the protein MAPSTQKQLVITGSTKAFDDLKLETSAPVPKPGENEVLVKLHGASLNYRDLIIPRGQYPFPLDLPVVAGSDGAGEVIEVGSKVKEFKVGDRVVTLFNQGHQHGAVTLSSAATGLGGVLDGTLRQYGVFAETGLVRAPENLDFVEAASLTCAGLTSWNALYGCKPVKPGDVVLVQGTGGVSLFALQFAKAVGCTVIATSSSQDKLDMLKKLGADHVINYNEDKNWGETARKLTKGGEGVDNIIEVGGLGTFEQSLKAIKYEGIISVIGFLGGAAGEKMPSVISSLSSICTIRGTYVGPRSMMEDMVRAIEVNNIHPVMDKTVFSLDQIKEAYEYMWNKKHIGKMTIKID; encoded by the coding sequence ATGGCACCTTCAACACAAAAGCAGCTGGTCATCACCGGCTCCACCAAGGCCTTTGACGACCTGAAGCTCGAGACCAGCGCCCCCGTTCCCAAGCCCGGCGAGAACGAGGTTCTGGTCAAGCTTCACGGCGCCTCGCTCAACTACCGCGACCTCATCATCCCCCGCGGCCAGTACCCATTCCCGCTGGACCTGCCCGTGGTCGCCGGTTccgacggcgccggcgaggTCATCGAGGTTGGCAGCAAAGTCAAGGAGTTCAAGGTCGGCGACCGGGTCGTCACGCTCTTCAACCAGGGCCACCAGCACGGTGCCGTGACgctctcctcggccgccaccGGTCTCGGCGGCGTCCTCGACGGCACGCTGAGGCAGTACGGCGTGTTCGCCGAGACGGGCCTGGTCCGCGCGCCCGAGAACCTCGACTTTGTCGAGGCGGCATCCCTCACCTGCGCGGGCCTGACCAGCTGGAACGCCCTGTACGGCTGCAAGCCCGTCAAGCCGGGCGACGTGGTGCTGGTGCAGGGCACGGGCGGCGTGTCGCTGTTTGCGCTGCAGTTCGCCAAGGCGGTCGGCTGCACCGTCATCGCCACGTCGAGCTCGCAGGACAAGCTGGACATGCTCAAGAAGCTGGGCGCGGACCACGTCATCAACTACAACGAGGACAAGAACTGGGGCGAGACGGCCCGCAAGCTGACCaagggcggcgagggcgtcgACAACATCATCGAGGTCGGTGGTCTCGGCACCTTTGAGCAGTCGCTCAAGGCCATCAAGTACGAGGGTATCATCTCCGTCATTGGATTCCTGGGCGGTGCCGCCGGCGAGAAGATGCCCAGCGTCATTTCCAGCTTGAGCAGCATCTGCACCATCAGGGGAACCTACGTCGGTCCCAGGAGCATGATGGAGGACATGGTTCGGGCCATCGAGGTCAACAACATCCACCCCGTCATGGACAAGACCGTCTTCTCGCTCGACCAGATCAAGGAGGCGTACGAGTACATGTGGAACAAGAAGCACATTGGCAAGATGACCATCAAGATCGACTAA
- a CDS encoding membrane-associated progesterone receptor component 1, producing MDYVEQRVAQEAKKLAEQPATEASFITPLNIILLAVVAYTLYAVFRPAPPPPMPREAPATVFRTFTPPTLIHYNGQDGKPVYLAVRGRVFDVTAGRNFYGPGGPYENFAGRDASRGLAHHSFDQDMLTLDLNGPLDKLDDLGPDELAALRDWEERFESKYLVVGRLVAVGDEEKK from the exons ATGGATTACGTTGAGCAGCGAGTAGCCCaagaggccaagaagcttgCAGAGCAACCGGCCACCGA AGCCAGCTTCATCACCCCTCTCAACATCATCCTTCTCGCTGTGGTGGCCTACACGCTCTACGCCGTGTTCCGCCCCGCCCCGCCGCCCCCCATGCCCCGAGAGGCACCCGCCACCGTCTTCCGGACCTTTACGCCCCCGACGCTGATCCACTACAACGGCCAGGACGGCAAGCCCGTCTACCTGGCTGTGCGGGGCCGAGTCTTTGACGTTACGGCCGGTCGCAACTTTTACGGACCGGGAGGGCCTTATGAAAACTTTGCAGGCAGGGACGCCAGCCGCGGCCTGGCGCACCACAGCTTCGACCAGGACATGCTGACCCTCGACCTCAACGGCCCGCTCGACAAGCTGGACGACCTCGGCCCGGATGAGTTGGCTGCCCTGAGGGATTGGGAGGAGAGGTTCGAGAGCAAGTACCTTGTCGTTGGACGGCTTGTTGCCGTCGGTGATGAAGAgaagaaataa
- a CDS encoding FAD binding domain-containing protein: protein MLYRFKMELIASAAVLSSIASGLDVNVARGLSGVCPRDSEYAKLGCSLSPGSKIYFPGSAEFTAATARWSNLAPPKVDVVVVPATEDDVSKTVKYANKNKKPFLAYNTVHGSLTTLGRMNGGIEIYLNQLNGIEIAPDGRTAKLGGGVRSKDVTNTLFAAGKQTVTGTCECVSMMGPALGGGHGWLQGHYGLVADNIVSFNVVLADGSQVTVDQSSDLFYALKGAGHNFGIVTSIVAKVYDVTQPNWAINTMVFSGDKVEAVYAAANEYFVKDGNQNKSLVNWSYWLNSADLDPNNPIIIFYIIQEGVDVVDKAFTDPFTAIGPLASTPQSGNYTEVSGWAGVADTAPPCQKDGSANPRFPIYQERYNATAMRTAYDLYASQVGPNESPFHNSIFMFEGYPGQGMRAVPADSTAFAHRSENLLNAPLIQYKPGSAELDARAEKLGNDLRQILQDGSGRTGLPPAYVNYGYGTEQQTQFYGAQPRIDKLCKLKKKYDPNGRFNFYAPLQCGKSAN from the exons ATGTTGTACCGGTTCAAGATGGAGCTGATTGCCAGCGCCGCTGTGCTTTCGAGCATTGCGTCTGGCCTCGATGTCAACGTCGCCAGGGGTTTGTCAGGAGTTTGCCCTCGGGATAGCGAGTATGCCAAGCTCGGCTGCAGCCTGTCGCCCGGGTCAAAAATCTATTTCCCTGGCTCGGCCGAGTTCACCGCTGCAACCGCCCGATGgtcgaaccttgccccgcccAAGGTGGACGTTGTGGTTGTGCCCGCCACCGAGGATGACGTTTCCAAGACT GTTAAATACGCCAACAAGAATAAAAAGCCCTTCTTGGCATACAATACCGTCCATGGAAGCCTCACCACATTGGGCCGCATGAATGGTGGTATTGAGATCTACCTCAACCAGCTCAACGGCATCGAAATTGCCCCTGACGGCCGAACCGCCAAGCTCGGTGGCGGGGTCCGGTCCAAGGATGTAACCAACACGTTATTCGCTGCTGGGAAGCAGACCG TCACCGGCACGTGCGAGTGCGTCTCCATGATGGGACCTGCCCTTGGAGGTGGCCACGGATGGCTTCAGGGACACTATGGCCTCGTGGCCGACAACATCGTCTCCTTCAACGTGGTGCTCGCCGATGGCTCCCAAGTCACCGTCGACCAGTCTTCGGATCTGTTCTATGCCCTCAAGGGCGCCGGGCACAACTTTGGCATCGTCACGTCCATCGTCGCCAAGGTCTACGATGTGACGCAGCCCAACTGGGCCATCAACACCATGGTCTTTAGCGGCGATAAGGTCGAGGCTGTGtacgccgccgccaatgAGTATTTTGTCAAGGACGGCAACCAAAACAAGTCGCTCGTCAACTGGTCCTACTGGCTCAACAGCGCAGACCTGGACCCCAACAACCCCATCATCATCTTCTACATCATtcaggagggcgtcgacgtCGTAGACAAGGCCTTCACCGACCCCTTCACCGCCATCGGGCCCTTGGCCTCGACCCCGCAGTCTGGCAACTACACCGAAGTCTCAGGCTGGGCCGGCGTGGCCGACACGGCCCCTCCCTGCCAAAAGGACGGGTCGGCGAATCCGCGCTTCCCCATCTACCAGGAGCGGTACAACGCGACGGCCATGCGCACGGCATACGACCTGTACGCCTCGCAGGTGGGGCCGAACGAGAGCCCCTTCCACAACAGCATCTTCATGTTTGAGGGCTACCCCGGCCAAGGCATGCGCGCCGTGCCAGCGGACTCGACGGCGTTTGCGCACCGGAGCGAGAACCTGCTCAACGCCCCTCTGATCCAGTACAAGCCGGGTTCGGCGGAGCTGGACGCACGCGCGGAGAAGCTCGGCAATGACCTCAGGCAGATCCTGCAGGATGGGTCCGGGCGCACGGGTCTGCCGCCTGCGTACGTCAACTATGGGTACGGCACGGAGCAGCAGACGCAGTTTTATGGTGCTCAGCCGCGCATCGACAAGCTTTGCAAGCTCAAGAAGAAGTACGACCCGAACGGCCGGTTCAACTTTTATGCGCCGCTGCAGTGCGGCAAGAGTGCAAACTAG
- a CDS encoding MFS transporter, with product MSVVNETTALTKATAQNRHKDAIHTAATSEVGASEPANKRDSGSGRQVSTDADDSVLEMGEEEWRAAEKSLVRKLDMLLMPTLWILYLFNYLDRTNISQAKLSTFEKDLGLVGNQYNVAVSILNIGYMLMQLPSNMLLTLARPSLYLPFWTSLWSIVSASTASANSFGHLVAIRFFLGFVEAPFSPGAIYLLTCWYPRRELALRISIFLTGLPIATAFSGLIAAGVLGSLEGARGIAGWQWLFIIEGVGSFAFALTSLLLLPDFPDQKRRRWSAVRWLITERERRVAEERIRRDRVSVPGADDKGVFHGLKLAVLDVRTWIFVLMVTANHAAYGFLNFFPTIVKGFKLGGQTETLLLTAPPYLVSAFVVLYVGISSDRRHERGQHIAIPQIIACVGFIITAATQNGPARYAAAFLYISGSFASLAPLYSWASSTLGETPQERACALAIVNLIGQLGNIASPYFFPPGDAPRYVMANMLMMMCSAIVVVASVVMKAMLKRANMELIRNNPAAVVYTL from the exons ATGTCCGTTGTCAACGAGACGACTGCGCTGACCAAGGCGACAGCGCAAAACCGCCACAAAGATGCCATCCATACAGCAGCCACGTCTGAAGTGGGCGCCAGCGAGCCAGCTAACAAACGCGATTCTGGCTCGGGGCGGCAGGTCTCCACGGATGCTGATGATAGCGTGCTGGAGATGGGAGAGGAGGAGTGGAGGGCGGCGGAAAAGAGCCTCGTGCGGAAGCTGGACATGCTCTTGATGCCCACGCTGTGGATCCTATACCTGTTCAACTATCTGGACCGCACAAACATCTCGCAGGCCAAGCTCAGTACCTTTGAGAAGGACCTAGGTCTGGTGGGGAATCAGTATAACGTTGCCGTGTCCATCCTCAACATTGGCTACATGCTGATGCAGCTGCCGTC aaacatgCTCCTCACCCTGGCCCGCCCCTCCCTCTACCTCCCCTTCTGGACCTCCCTCTGGTCCATTGTATCAGCCTCCACCGCCAGCGCAAACTCCTTCGGCCACCTGGTGGCGATCCGCTTCTTCCTCGGCTTCGTCGAGGCCCCCTTCTCCCCCGGCGCAATCTACCTGCTGACGTGCTGGTACCCGCGCCGCGAGCTGGCCCTGCGCATCTCCATCTTCCTGACCGGCCTGCCGATCGCCACCGCCTTTTCGGGCCTCATCGCCGCGGGGGTCCTGGGAAGCCTCGAGGGCGCGAGGGGAATCGCGGGCTGGCAGTGGCTGTTCATCATCGAGGGGGTGGGAAGCTTCGCCTTTGCGCTGACGTcgctgctcctgctgccCGATTTTCCGGACCAAAAGAGGCGCAGGTGGTCCGCTGTGCGCTGGCTCATCACGGAGAGGGAGAGGCGCGTCGCGGAGGAGCGGATTCGTCGGGATCGGGTTTCGGTGCCTGGTGCCGACGATAAGGGCGTCTTTCACGGGCTGAAGCTCGCGGTGCTTGATGTTCGGACGTGGATTTTT GTCCTAATGGTGACAGCCAACCACGCCGCCTACGGCTTCCTCAACTTCTTCCCGACCATCGTCAAGGGCTTCAAGCTGGGCGGGCAGACCGAGACCCTCCTGCTGACCGCACCACCGTACCTGGTGTCGGCCTTTGTCGTGCTCTACGTCGGCATATCGTCCGACAGGAGGCACGAGAGGGGCCAGCACATCGCCATCCCGCAGATCATCGCCTGCGTGGGCTTCATCATCACGGCGGCGACGCAAAACGGACCCGCGCGGTACGCGGCCGCGTTCCTGTACATCTCGGGCAGCTTTGCGAGCCTGGCGCCGCTGTATTCGTGGGCGAGCTCGACGCTCGGCGAGACGCCGCAGGAGCGGGCGTGCGCGCTCGCCATCGTCAACCTCATCGGTCAGCTGGGCAACATTGCGAGCCCTTACTTTTTCCCTCCAGGGGATGCCCCGAGATATGTGATGGCAAACATGCTCATGATGATGTGCTCGGCCATCGTCGTAGTGGCCAGCGTCGTCATGAAGGCCATGCTGAAGCGGGCCAACATGGAGCTGATTAGGAACAACCCCGCAGCTGTGGTCTATACCTTGTAA